A window of Aurantibacillus circumpalustris genomic DNA:
GACAACTGTTGGGCTTCTGCAATTAATTATACCTGTGATAGCATCATCGTAACAACAACCGAATCGAATAATGATTTCACAAACTTTCATGTAGTATTAGTAAATGGTAGCTGTAAAACCTCCGACTTCACTATAAAGTATAAATTCGACAGAACATTTATCCTTTACGCAAATGGCGACTCTGGCGGTTCCTATCCCTTAACGTATGTATATGGAAGTGCTTCAGGAACGAATCGAAGTAATGGCGGTTTTTCTACAAGTGTTGCACAAGGCACTTGGTTGGTAAAGCGCGCAAATTGTGCATATATTAATTCGGGTACAATGGAATTAACCCCTGATGGCTTTAAAACGAGGACTATTAATTTTGGAGATGGTACTTGTGATGATCAAGCAACTTTTACTGTTAAAGAAAATACTGTGGCATTTAAATTAAAATAATATATTTACAGCAAATTAAAACTAACTATTCCATAGTGGACGTTTTCGATATATACGATAAGATGGAACGCAATAATATTTTGCTATCCTTCAAAGGAGAAATTACATCTGATTTATTAACGTCTATTCTTCAAATAATGGAGAATAAAATGGATAATATGCAGGAAGAGCCTAAGATGAAGAAAAAGGTTTACAATGTTTTAGTTGAATGCCTTCAAAATTTATATCATCACCTCGATGAGATCACTGAAGTAGACTCCGAAAAAATTAGATCAGCAATTTTCACTATAGGTAAAATCGATAATAAATATTCAATCATTACTGGAAATTATATTTTGAATGAAAATATAAATGGTCTAAGAGCCAGACTTGACGAGGTTAACTCACTAAGTAAAGAAGAACTGAAAGAATATTACAAAAGGGTTTTAAATAACGGTGAAATGTCGCTTAAAGGTGGGGGTGGTTTAGGCATGATAGATATTGCGAGAAAAACAGGAGAAAAATTAGAATATAATTTTTTGGAAATTGACAATAA
This region includes:
- a CDS encoding SiaB family protein kinase, producing the protein MDVFDIYDKMERNNILLSFKGEITSDLLTSILQIMENKMDNMQEEPKMKKKVYNVLVECLQNLYHHLDEITEVDSEKIRSAIFTIGKIDNKYSIITGNYILNENINGLRARLDEVNSLSKEELKEYYKRVLNNGEMSLKGGGGLGMIDIARKTGEKLEYNFLEIDNKVSFFTLNIKVSNQQN